Proteins encoded in a region of the Rickettsia bellii RML369-C genome:
- a CDS encoding helix-turn-helix domain-containing protein has translation MKAKKNANGRDIGAEILQSIKDIKAGKGLTQKIETKTDIIDIRKHLHLSQVDFAALMHINVRTLQEWEQGRRRPRGPAISLLKIASKHPEIFIDSKL, from the coding sequence ATGAAAGCAAAAAAAAATGCTAATGGTAGAGATATCGGTGCAGAAATTCTACAATCTATTAAAGATATTAAAGCAGGAAAAGGGCTAACTCAAAAAATAGAAACCAAAACTGATATAATAGATATTAGGAAGCATTTACATCTTTCTCAAGTAGATTTTGCAGCTTTAATGCATATTAATGTTAGAACATTGCAAGAATGGGAACAAGGAAGACGTAGACCTAGAGGTCCTGCAATATCTTTACTTAAAATAGCTTCCAAACATCCTGAAATTTTTATTGATTCTAAATTATAA
- a CDS encoding transcriptional regulator, with amino-acid sequence MEYIESPLFSKLLNSYFTDEEYASFQWHLAMHPKSGDVIQGSGGLRKIRWTAKGKGKRSGVRIIYYYKDKEDQIWLLTIYAKNEATNIPTSILKKIKEELGL; translated from the coding sequence ATGGAATATATAGAATCACCATTATTTAGTAAGCTCTTAAATTCATATTTTACAGATGAAGAATATGCAAGTTTTCAATGGCATCTAGCTATGCATCCTAAATCAGGAGACGTTATTCAAGGAAGTGGCGGACTTAGAAAAATTAGGTGGACAGCTAAAGGTAAAGGCAAACGTAGTGGAGTTAGAATTATTTACTATTATAAAGATAAAGAAGATCAAATTTGGCTACTAACCATTTATGCTAAAAATGAAGCTACAAATATCCCAACGTCAATTTTAAAGAAAATTAAGGAGGAACTAGGATTATGA
- a CDS encoding efflux RND transporter permease subunit produces the protein MGISEIFIKRPVLATLFMATILLFGIFGYRLLPVSVLPDIDFPTIQVSVSLPGADPTTMASSVALPLEKQFSTISNIDSMSSVNSAGSTQITLQFDLSRDIDAAAQDVQAAISSAAKQLPNDLPTPPSYRKVNPADAPIFYISLTSDTLPLYTVDYYAETIMAERLSMLPGVAQVQVYGSQQYAVRVQVDPVKMAANNIGLDQVSSIISSSNVNLPTGALYGKDIYSSIQAPGQLQNAKEYNDLILTYRNGSPLFLKNIGKAIDSVANNKIAAWYRDKPGIILAIQKQPDTNTIEIVDGIKEVLPLLRRQIPEGVNINIMFDRSISIRESVNDANFTMILALILVVLAIFLFLHNFRSVIIPTIALPLSIVGTFAFMYLFGFSIDNMSLMALTLAMGFVVDDAIVVLENITRHIEAGQNKIQACINGTKEIGFTIVSMTLSLTAVFIPILFMSGILGKLLHELAVVITTAILLSGVISITVTPMLCNVFLKDEKHSTVIPQLDCGISGGIISQAASQDTVVKPRYDKIPLTEKAFEYIKQKYSNSLEVVAEYSKTTMLVFLLVIIATAYLFGLVRKGFMPDSDTGQILIFTEAAQTISFDAMVKEQQQVSDVLLKNPNIESFFSAVGVSGRNSSVNQGTIFISLKPRNQRVGADEVIDQLRSKLNHLVGLKVYIQNVPTITIGGQATKSQYQYTLQGLDQDELFGFSPKLQAKLAATPGFLDVTSDLQMSQPQTLVQIDRYKAAKLGISVEQIQNVLYAAYGAEQISTLYTPTAQYDIILELDPKYQTDSSMLSLVNINSANNTLVPLTTLAKIVNSVGPLSISHFGQLPSVTVSFNLQDGFSISDAVPKVNEAVRELQMPATITGSFQGTAQAFQSSFSDLGLLLGLAVIVIYIILGMLYESFVHPVTILSGLPTAVFGALLTLLIFNSELDMYGFVGLIMLIGIVKKNAIMIIDFALELERTSNKSSKDVILEACTIRFRPIMMTTLAALMGAMPIALGIGSTGAERRSLGLAVVGGLLTSQLLTLYITPIIFLYLEAGKRKLQSVSSHG, from the coding sequence TTGGGTATTTCAGAAATATTTATTAAACGTCCGGTGCTTGCTACTTTATTCATGGCAACTATTTTGCTATTTGGAATATTTGGCTATAGATTACTGCCAGTAAGCGTACTACCTGATATTGATTTCCCAACAATTCAAGTATCGGTAAGTCTGCCAGGTGCTGACCCAACTACCATGGCTTCATCCGTAGCCTTGCCGCTTGAAAAGCAGTTCTCGACAATATCCAATATTGATTCGATGAGTTCGGTTAATAGTGCCGGCAGTACTCAAATTACGTTACAGTTTGATTTAAGTAGGGATATAGATGCCGCAGCACAGGACGTACAAGCTGCTATATCATCTGCTGCTAAACAATTACCGAATGACTTACCAACTCCCCCATCATATCGCAAAGTAAATCCGGCTGATGCCCCAATATTCTACATATCTCTAACGTCAGATACTCTACCCTTATATACTGTCGATTATTACGCTGAAACTATTATGGCTGAACGTTTATCGATGTTACCGGGCGTTGCACAAGTACAAGTATATGGCTCACAGCAATATGCGGTACGTGTGCAGGTTGATCCCGTTAAGATGGCAGCAAATAATATAGGACTTGATCAGGTATCTAGTATAATTAGTAGCAGTAACGTTAATTTACCAACTGGAGCTTTATACGGCAAGGATATTTACTCAAGCATTCAAGCTCCCGGGCAGCTACAAAATGCTAAAGAATATAATGATTTAATATTAACTTATCGTAATGGTAGCCCGCTTTTTCTTAAAAATATTGGGAAAGCTATCGATAGCGTCGCTAATAACAAAATAGCAGCATGGTATAGAGATAAGCCGGGGATAATTCTTGCTATACAAAAACAACCCGACACTAATACTATTGAGATAGTAGATGGCATAAAAGAAGTATTGCCATTACTACGTAGACAAATCCCTGAAGGGGTTAACATAAATATCATGTTTGATAGATCAATTTCTATCAGAGAATCAGTAAATGATGCTAATTTTACCATGATCTTAGCTTTAATATTAGTGGTACTTGCAATATTTCTTTTTTTACATAATTTTAGATCGGTGATTATCCCAACTATCGCCCTACCCTTATCTATAGTTGGTACTTTTGCTTTTATGTATCTCTTCGGATTTAGTATAGATAACATGTCCTTGATGGCTCTAACACTTGCTATGGGGTTTGTGGTAGACGACGCAATAGTAGTGCTTGAAAATATTACAAGGCATATAGAAGCAGGTCAGAATAAAATCCAAGCTTGTATTAATGGAACTAAGGAAATCGGATTTACTATTGTTTCAATGACCTTGTCATTAACTGCTGTATTCATTCCAATATTATTTATGAGCGGTATTTTAGGGAAATTACTGCACGAACTCGCTGTTGTAATCACTACTGCTATCCTGCTTTCAGGGGTTATTTCAATCACTGTTACCCCAATGTTGTGTAATGTGTTTTTGAAGGATGAGAAACACTCTACTGTCATCCCGCAGCTTGACTGCGGGATCTCAGGAGGCATAATATCACAAGCTGCTTCACAAGATACCGTGGTCAAGCCACGGTATGACAAAATTCCCCTTACCGAAAAAGCTTTCGAATATATCAAACAAAAATATAGTAATAGCCTTGAAGTAGTAGCTGAATACTCTAAAACTACTATGCTTGTATTTTTGCTAGTGATTATTGCAACAGCCTATCTTTTCGGATTGGTGCGTAAAGGCTTTATGCCAGATTCCGATACCGGACAAATCTTAATATTTACTGAAGCTGCTCAAACTATTTCCTTTGATGCAATGGTAAAAGAACAACAACAAGTAAGTGACGTATTGCTTAAAAATCCTAATATAGAGTCATTTTTTTCGGCAGTTGGTGTATCAGGTAGAAACTCATCAGTTAATCAAGGTACAATTTTTATCAGCCTAAAACCACGTAACCAACGAGTAGGTGCAGACGAGGTAATTGACCAGTTACGCTCAAAACTAAATCATTTAGTAGGCTTAAAGGTATATATCCAAAATGTGCCGACTATTACTATCGGGGGACAAGCAACAAAAAGCCAATATCAATATACCCTGCAAGGTCTTGATCAAGATGAGCTGTTTGGTTTTTCCCCAAAATTACAGGCAAAACTTGCAGCTACGCCTGGGTTTTTAGACGTAACTTCGGATTTACAAATGTCACAGCCACAAACTTTAGTACAGATTGATAGGTATAAAGCAGCAAAGCTAGGTATATCGGTTGAGCAAATACAAAATGTTTTATATGCTGCTTATGGGGCTGAGCAGATCTCAACATTATATACTCCTACTGCTCAATATGATATTATTTTAGAGTTAGATCCTAAATATCAAACTGATTCATCAATGTTATCCTTAGTTAATATTAATTCTGCAAATAACACTTTAGTCCCTTTAACTACTCTTGCAAAAATTGTTAATAGTGTTGGTCCTTTAAGTATTTCACATTTTGGTCAATTACCATCCGTTACAGTATCATTTAATTTACAAGACGGCTTTTCAATTAGCGATGCCGTTCCAAAAGTTAACGAAGCGGTAAGAGAATTACAAATGCCGGCAACAATTACTGGAAGTTTCCAAGGAACTGCACAAGCTTTCCAGTCTTCTTTCTCTGACCTTGGACTATTATTAGGGCTTGCTGTTATAGTTATTTATATCATTCTTGGTATGCTATATGAGAGTTTTGTACATCCGGTAACGATTCTTTCAGGGCTGCCAACTGCCGTGTTTGGTGCGTTACTTACCTTGCTAATATTTAATAGTGAGCTTGATATGTACGGATTTGTTGGGCTTATTATGTTAATCGGTATCGTTAAGAAAAATGCTATCATGATTATTGACTTTGCCTTAGAACTTGAACGTACTAGCAATAAAAGTTCTAAAGATGTGATTTTAGAAGCTTGCACTATAAGATTTAGACCTATAATGATGACGACCTTAGCGGCGTTAATGGGTGCCATGCCGATAGCTCTTGGGATTGGTAGCACAGGAGCAGAAAGAAGATCACTAGGACTTGCAGTAGTTGGCGGGCTTCTTACTTCACAATTACTAACTCTCTACATCACTCCTATTATTTTCCTATATCTAGAAGCTGGTAAAAGAAAACTCCAATCCGTATCATCTCATGGATAA
- a CDS encoding efflux RND transporter periplasmic adaptor subunit, producing MHHYIIELAGNAETYQTADIKSQVTGQILSVNFDDGQEVKADDLLYEIDPRPFQNQLQQAEASLLSDTYNLENAIKEEARYRNLYQEKAVSEEQYLQMLTNMNVLKAAVERDKAVIADANLQIEYSKIVAPFDGKLSESNVDIGNLAQAGLTTLVTINTISPIYVSFPVPEEHLNKINKSQKNSDLSLIVKTSSGQEVTDGEIVFIDNTIDSNSGTIKLKATLPNKDEILCPGQFVRVSLSVYTEKDALVVPSKAIQTNDQGPYIFIVDKDNKAVIRNIEIAFSNDDFVVIKNGVEEGEIVVTKGQLRLNNDTEVVIKESE from the coding sequence ATGCACCATTATATTATAGAGCTTGCGGGTAATGCCGAAACTTATCAAACTGCAGATATTAAGTCACAAGTTACTGGTCAAATATTAAGCGTGAATTTTGATGACGGGCAGGAAGTAAAGGCAGATGATTTATTATATGAAATTGATCCTCGTCCATTTCAAAATCAATTACAGCAAGCAGAAGCAAGCTTATTAAGCGATACATATAACCTTGAAAATGCTATTAAAGAAGAAGCAAGATATAGAAATTTATATCAAGAAAAGGCTGTATCGGAAGAGCAATATTTACAGATGCTTACTAATATGAACGTGCTTAAAGCTGCTGTTGAACGTGATAAGGCTGTTATTGCCGATGCAAATTTACAGATTGAATATTCAAAAATAGTAGCACCTTTTGACGGCAAGCTTAGCGAAAGCAACGTAGATATAGGAAATCTAGCACAAGCAGGCTTAACTACTTTAGTAACTATTAACACTATCTCACCTATTTATGTTAGTTTTCCTGTACCGGAAGAACATCTAAATAAAATCAATAAATCTCAGAAAAATTCTGATTTATCATTAATAGTTAAAACTTCGAGTGGTCAAGAAGTTACAGACGGAGAGATTGTATTTATTGACAACACAATTGACTCTAATAGCGGTACTATCAAACTTAAAGCAACCCTACCTAATAAAGATGAAATATTATGCCCGGGTCAATTTGTCCGTGTTTCCCTAAGCGTATATACAGAAAAAGATGCTTTGGTTGTTCCATCTAAAGCAATACAAACCAATGATCAAGGACCATATATATTTATTGTTGATAAAGATAATAAAGCAGTAATTAGAAATATAGAAATAGCTTTTTCTAATGATGATTTTGTCGTTATTAAAAATGGCGTAGAAGAGGGAGAGATAGTAGTCACCAAGGGGCAATTAAGACTAAATAACGATACGGAAGTCGTAATTAAAGAGAGTGAATAG
- a CDS encoding RND transporter produces the protein MTIKIEQTNNKNMLKIIMRNLVLTILAILLIILMIWLVIHRNKKNNLSTIAAPVEVTKVIRKDAPLYYRACG, from the coding sequence ATGACAATAAAAATAGAACAAACAAATAATAAAAACATGCTTAAAATAATAATGCGGAATTTAGTATTAACGATATTAGCAATATTACTTATAATATTAATGATTTGGTTAGTAATACATCGAAACAAGAAAAATAACTTAAGCACTATAGCAGCACCGGTTGAAGTAACAAAAGTTATTAGAAAAGATGCACCATTATATTATAGAGCTTGCGGGTAA
- a CDS encoding efflux transporter outer membrane subunit, with amino-acid sequence MTPNSWNNYSLASQNNQISKWWLQFNDPVLNNLIEESLANNSDIELAMSNIAIATAQYNLVNSYRFPQINLQGSVNRTKTSKQLKQPNQPKISNNFGLGSVLNYEIDLWGLAANASESARRTLLASEYSKEAVRLTVISNVTISYFNILALDKQIYLTKRLIETQTEIYKLTQKLYDLGVGDLISVSEAASELALTNSSLPPLVQQRQEQETALKILLGCSPENIVNGLVYRDKPIDYFPTTPVLPSILPSELLEQRPDIKAAEQNLFAADSNLRAVKATYFPQISLTGLLGFGSNKLNTLFGSSAEIWQVGGTIAGPIFDFGKTRANVEVAESTKQQYIAIYKATVRTAFGEVMDALSLEQTASNNFRIWQQNETALTSIFKLANQRYKHGNIDYLTVLTAKQNMLQNEIDGVSIKLSQLSSMVNVFHALGGNW; translated from the coding sequence ATTACACCTAATAGTTGGAATAATTATTCATTAGCATCTCAAAATAACCAGATTTCTAAATGGTGGTTACAATTTAACGATCCGGTACTTAATAACTTAATTGAGGAATCTTTAGCTAATAACTCTGATATTGAACTTGCAATGAGTAATATAGCGATAGCAACAGCTCAATATAACCTTGTTAATTCTTATAGATTTCCGCAGATTAATCTACAAGGTAGCGTAAACCGTACAAAGACCAGTAAACAATTAAAACAACCAAATCAGCCAAAAATTTCTAATAATTTTGGGCTTGGTAGTGTACTTAATTACGAAATAGATTTATGGGGGCTAGCTGCTAATGCTAGTGAGTCAGCACGTAGAACTTTATTAGCAAGCGAATATAGCAAGGAGGCAGTACGGCTAACAGTTATAAGTAATGTGACTATCAGCTATTTTAATATTCTAGCATTAGATAAACAAATATATCTAACCAAGCGACTAATAGAAACTCAAACCGAAATCTATAAGCTTACTCAAAAGCTATACGATCTTGGTGTAGGCGATTTAATATCAGTTAGTGAAGCTGCTTCCGAGCTTGCTCTTACCAACTCTTCCCTTCCGCCTTTAGTACAACAAAGACAAGAGCAAGAAACAGCTTTAAAAATTCTACTAGGTTGCTCCCCTGAAAATATAGTAAATGGCTTAGTTTATCGTGATAAGCCTATAGATTATTTCCCTACTACGCCTGTATTACCATCAATATTACCGTCAGAGCTTTTAGAGCAAAGACCGGATATTAAGGCAGCAGAGCAGAATTTATTTGCAGCTGATAGTAATTTAAGAGCAGTGAAAGCAACTTATTTTCCGCAGATTTCTTTAACAGGTTTATTAGGTTTTGGCAGTAATAAGTTAAATACTCTATTTGGTAGCTCAGCTGAGATTTGGCAAGTAGGTGGTACTATAGCTGGTCCTATCTTTGATTTCGGTAAAACTAGGGCTAATGTAGAGGTTGCGGAAAGTACTAAACAACAATATATAGCTATATATAAAGCAACTGTGCGTACAGCTTTTGGTGAGGTTATGGACGCTTTATCGCTTGAGCAAACAGCGAGTAATAATTTTCGTATTTGGCAACAAAATGAAACAGCTTTAACATCCATTTTTAAATTGGCAAATCAACGTTATAAACATGGTAATATAGATTATTTAACAGTACTTACCGCTAAACAGAATATGTTACAGAACGAAATAGATGGAGTTTCTATTAAGCTTTCACAGTTAAGTAGTATGGTTAATGTCTTCCATGCGTTGGGTGGAAACTGGTAA
- a CDS encoding glycosyltransferase family 4 protein, with translation MKILNIMLSRDLGGIQQAFLDYSNALKMQNIEVINVTSYKAKINSFISSNFKLPNLLPFDLISVLVLKYIIYKTKPDIIIAHGNRAINFSKLAKTSNIRLIGIAHNYSLKGLRKCDFVIALTHHMKEHLLKNNFSESKIFILPNMINITKEFTPNKSYKKPVVIGVLARFVAKKGVDVFINSIKILQDKNYKIQAVIGGNGEEQDNITALVNKLNLQNKISFTGWVNDKDKFFEQTDIFCLPSLHEPFGIILLEAMENSLPIVSTDTEGPSEILKHMQDGLICKADSPKDLAEKIAYLIDNPQKATELSQKAYLKLTQTYNITVISEKLVTLLHSLKIVS, from the coding sequence ATGAAGATACTAAATATTATGCTAAGCCGTGATCTTGGTGGCATACAGCAAGCATTTTTAGATTACAGCAATGCTTTGAAAATGCAGAATATTGAGGTAATAAATGTTACCTCCTACAAGGCAAAAATAAATTCTTTTATATCTAGCAATTTTAAGCTCCCTAATTTATTACCTTTTGATTTAATTTCAGTTCTTGTTCTGAAATATATAATCTATAAAACTAAGCCTGATATTATTATAGCTCATGGCAATAGAGCAATAAATTTTAGTAAACTTGCTAAAACATCTAATATTAGATTAATTGGAATTGCTCATAACTATAGTCTAAAGGGATTGCGTAAATGTGATTTTGTTATTGCCCTAACGCATCATATGAAAGAGCATTTATTGAAAAATAACTTTTCTGAATCTAAAATATTTATCCTGCCAAATATGATAAATATAACCAAAGAATTTACCCCTAATAAATCATATAAAAAACCGGTGGTAATTGGCGTATTAGCAAGGTTCGTAGCTAAAAAAGGTGTTGATGTTTTTATCAATAGCATCAAAATTTTACAAGACAAAAACTATAAAATTCAAGCAGTTATAGGTGGTAATGGAGAGGAACAAGATAACATAACTGCTTTAGTAAATAAGCTTAATTTACAAAATAAAATATCATTTACAGGATGGGTTAATGACAAAGATAAATTCTTTGAGCAAACTGATATTTTTTGCCTCCCATCACTACATGAACCGTTTGGGATCATATTACTTGAGGCAATGGAGAATAGCCTACCTATAGTTAGTACAGATACCGAAGGTCCTAGCGAAATCTTAAAACATATGCAAGACGGGCTAATTTGCAAAGCCGACTCCCCAAAAGATTTAGCCGAAAAAATTGCGTATCTAATAGACAATCCACAAAAAGCAACAGAACTTTCCCAAAAAGCTTATCTAAAACTAACTCAAACCTATAATATTACAGTTATTTCAGAGAAGTTAGTAACATTATTACATAGTTTAAAAATAGTTAGTTGA
- the dapF gene encoding diaminopimelate epimerase, whose protein sequence is MSSKINFVKMHGLGNDFVIINKKDLTGTYDLSQLAKSMAKRHLGIGCDQFIIYEEQNDSYEMIIYNIDGSSAKLCGNATRCLAKLIYLDTGKKDITVVVGNKKLLCHVIDENNISVNVGGVSFNESWMPSRDKIWEFAERYMIDLKETICVDVGNPHLVIFSKLELQDQKIVGEKLQDKALFADGVNVNFAEVRDNKIYLSVWERGSGLTLACGSGACGSFAAGLKLGFIHSPCEVVFKHGSLIMKEENGNIIMQGPASLVAKGMYYCE, encoded by the coding sequence ATGAGTAGTAAGATTAACTTTGTAAAAATGCATGGGCTTGGTAATGATTTCGTTATTATTAACAAGAAAGATTTAACTGGTACATACGATTTATCACAACTGGCAAAGAGTATGGCAAAACGTCATTTAGGTATTGGATGCGATCAATTTATTATTTACGAAGAACAAAATGATTCTTACGAAATGATTATCTATAATATTGATGGTTCTAGTGCTAAATTATGCGGTAATGCTACGAGATGTTTAGCAAAATTGATCTATCTTGATACAGGTAAAAAAGATATTACTGTAGTAGTAGGTAATAAAAAATTGCTGTGTCATGTTATAGATGAAAATAATATTAGCGTTAATGTAGGTGGTGTTAGTTTTAATGAATCTTGGATGCCGAGTCGTGATAAAATTTGGGAGTTTGCTGAGCGTTATATGATTGATTTGAAAGAAACAATTTGTGTTGATGTTGGTAATCCGCATTTAGTTATTTTTAGTAAGCTAGAGCTACAAGATCAAAAAATTGTCGGTGAGAAATTACAGGATAAAGCATTATTTGCCGATGGTGTTAATGTTAATTTCGCTGAGGTTAGAGATAATAAAATTTACTTATCGGTTTGGGAGCGTGGATCCGGTTTAACTCTTGCTTGTGGTAGTGGAGCTTGCGGTAGCTTTGCTGCTGGTTTAAAGCTCGGTTTTATTCACTCACCATGTGAGGTGGTATTTAAACATGGTAGCCTTATTATGAAAGAGGAAAATGGTAATATAATAATGCAAGGACCTGCTAGTTTAGTAGCTAAAGGAATGTATTATTGTGAGTAA